CTTGCGCACGGCGACGACGGCGGGCCCACTTACCTGCGGCAGCCAGACGCGGCCGACCAGCGTTCCCCTCGTGCCATCCTCAGGGAGAAGATCCTGAACAGTCAATGTGGTCATGGCCGGCGTCCTCGCTGCTTTTCGGACCGGACGCGTCAACGGCGGCCGATCACTTTGGCGAAGACCAATAAACGTCTGGCTCCGGATGTCCAGAGCACGGTCAAGGGCGGCGGCTACGCCCCTGCCCGCGCCTTCCGCGCCGCAATCTGCTGCAGCGCCCACCGAGCGTTCTTGCGGACCTCAGGGTCTGGGTCGTCGGCGATCACGGCCAGAAATGCCTCGCCGTCGGCATGTGCGATCTCGCCGAGCGCGGCGGCGGCCTCTTTGCGCAAGTTTGCTTGGTCGTGGGTGACGCACGCGCCGATCGGCCGCACCGCACGTTCGATCTTCATCTTGCCGAGGCTGCGGATCGACTTCAGCCGCACCTGCCAGAACTCGTCCGCGAGGCAGGCGACGAGCTGATCCGCCGCGATGGCTCCGTTCACGTTGAGGCCCAGCGTCTCCGCGGCCATCTCGCGGACCATCCAATCCGAATCCTTCAGCGCGCGCGTGATCGTCTCCGCAGCAGACTTCAACTGCGAGAACGCAAGCGCGCTCACGGCGGCGCGGCGCACATGAGCGTCAGGATCGTTGATCAGCGCCGTCAGCGCGGGGATCGATTCTTCCAGCTTCAGGAAGCCGATCACGCCGATCGCCTGCGCGCGCACGGCCGCATCGGAATCCTGCAGCGCCTCCAGCGCGGGCTTCAGCGTGTCCTTGCGGCGCAGCTCCTTGAGTGCCCGCAACGCGCCCATGCGAACGAAGGCGTGGCCATGCTTGACCAGCGGCAGGATGACATCGGCGCAAGCCGGGTCCTTGAACTCGGCCATGCTGTCGGCCGCGGCCGTCGCAACGATTCTTTCGGGATCGACCAGCAGCTTCACGAGCGCGCCCGCAGCTTCCGGCCCGTCGAACTCACCGAGCGCCATTGCGACCTGCTGGCGCACGCCCGCATCGGGGTCGGCCACCATGTTGGCGAGATGCGCAACCGCAGCAGGATCGCCGGAATGGCCGAGCGCGATGATGGCGACGCGGCGCTCGGCGGGATCGGCAGCCTGAAGCCGCTCGTCGGCGTCTTCGAGATCGTCGTAGGATTCGAACGGACTGGACATGGTCACCTCAACAGGTATGGAATGTTGACGGTGACGGCGCCGGTCGGGCAATCGGCTTCGCAGGGCATGCAGTACCAGCACTCGTCATAAGCCATGTAAGCCTTGTTGGTCATGTCGCTGATGCGCAGAACGTCGAGCGGGCAGACGTCGACACAGACGGTGCAGCCCTTGTCCGCAATGCACTTGGCGTCGTCGACGACCACCGGAACCGATGTCTGAAAGGACGCGAGGGGCATCGTTGTCTCCTGTTGTTCGCGATGGGGTCAGGCGGTGGCGCGGATGCGCTGCTTGTCGTAGAGGTCCTTCTCGTCGTCGGCGATCGGGACGACATAAGGCTCGACCGCACGCTTTTCGCTGGTCATCTTGCCGTCCCGCTTGCTCAGCAGCGTGTGACAGAACCAGTTCTCGTTGTCCTTCTCGGGGAAATCCGTGCGCCAATGGTAGAGGCCCCAGCGGCTCTCCTCCCGATATAGCGAGGCATGCGCCGCCATGTCGGCGCAGTCCATGATCGACTGCACCTCGAGCGCGCGGAGCAGCTCATGCGCGTTGCGCGCAATCATGCGCTCCTGCATGTCCTCCCGCGCCTCGGCCAGGCGGCGCATGCCGAGCTCGTACTTGCGCGTGACCTTCGGCGGCTGGAGATAGTCGTTGACCAGGCGGCGGGTCTTGTACTCGATCTGGTTCGGCGGAATGCCGTCCTCGCGCTTCGTCGGCGCCATCACGCGGTCGCGCTCCATCGCGACGTCGGCTGCATCGAACTCCGCGAAGTCGTGGCTGTCGGCGAATTCCATCGCGTCGATGCCTGCGACCGAGCCGTTGGTGAAGGCGCCGAGCATGTAGTTGTGGGGCACGCTCGCCATGTCACCGGCGGCATAGAGGCCCGGCACGGTGGTGCGCGCATTGTCGTCGACGAACACGCCCGAGGCGCTGTGGCCAGAGCAGAAGCCGATTTCGGAGATGTGCATCTCGATCGATTCGCTGCGATAGTCGACGCCCCGCCCCTGCTGGAACAGCCCGCGCGTCGGCCGCTCCACCTTGTGCAAGGTGGATTCGATCTCCGAAATGGTCTCGGGATGGAGGTGCTTGAGCTGGAGGAATACCGGCCCCTTGCCGGACAGGAGCTCGTTGTAGAATTCGAGCATCATCTGACCCGACCAGTAGTCGCATTCGATGAAGCGCGAACCTTCGTTGTTGGCTGTGAAGGCGCCGAACGGACCGGCGACATAGGCGCAGGCCGGGCCGTTATAGTCCTTGATCAGCGGATTGATCTGAAAGCATTCGAGGTTCGCGAGCGCGGCGCCGGCGTGATACGCCATCGCATAGCCATCCCCGGAATTGGCGGCGTTCTCGTAGGTGCCGAACATGTAGCCGGAGGTCGGCAGACCCAGGCGGCCGGCGGCGCCCATGCACAGGATCACGGCCTTGGCCTTGATCACCAGCATCTCGGCGGTGCGGGTATTGACGCTCACCGCGCCGGCGATGCGATCGTCGGCGGATTTGAGCAGCCGCGTCGCCATGTAGCGGTTGGAGATCAGGATGCGGGCGCGGCGGAGCTGGCGATACAGCGCCTTCTTCACGGTCTCGCCGTTCGGCATCGGCAGCACGTAGGTGCCGATGTGGTGCACCTTCTTGACGGCGTAATCGCCGTTCTCGTTCTTCAGGAAGCGGATGCCGAAACTGTCGAGCTCCTCGATAATGCTGTAGCAGTTCTGTGCGTATTTATAGACTGCCTTCTGGTCGACGATGCCGTCGTTGGCGATGGTGATTTCCTTGGTGTACTGCTCCGGCGTGGCATAACCGGGGATGACGGCGTTGTTGAGCCCGTCCATCCCCATCGAGATCGCGCCGGAGCGCTTGACGTTGGCCTTTTCGAGCAGAACGACATTGGCTTTCGGATTCTTCAGCTTCGCCTTCAGCGCCGCCATCGGCCCGGCCGTGCCGCCGCCGATCACCAGCACATCGCAGGAAACCTCCGAAAGTCCGTCGACGATCTGATCTAGTGCCATCGCTTGCTCCTGGTTCGCCGGACGTCCGGCGCCTTTGCATCAGATTTGTTCAGAGGGACCTCCCGGCGATAGCAATTAGTTGTCGCCGGGGTGCGATTTGCGCCTCAGCGCTCGACGAAGGCCTTTTCGACCACGAAATGACCAGGCTGGCTGTGGTTGCCCTCGATAAAGCCGCGTGCGGAGAACATCGCGGGCAGTTCCTCCAGCATCGCCGGGCTGCCGCAGAGCATGATACGATCGGTCTCGATATCGAGGCCGGACAGGCCGATATCGTCGAACATCTGATTGGAAGCGATCAGATCCGTGATGCGGCCGCGATTCCTGAACGGCTCGCGGGTGACGGTCGGGTAGTAGACGAGCTTGTCGCGGATCAGCGGTCCGAAGAATTCGTGGTTGCGCAGGCCATCGACGACGTGTTCGCCATAGGCCAGTTCCGAAACGTGGCGGCAGCCATGGGCGAGCACGATGGTCTCGTAATTCTCGTAGACATCGGGATCCTTGATCAAGCTGGCGAAGGGCGCAAGGCCGGTGCCGGTCGAAAGCAGCAACAGGCGTTTACCCGGAATGAGATTGCCGGTGATCAGCGTCCCCGTCGCCTTGCGGCCGACCAGGATGATGTCGCCTTCCTTGATCTTCTGCAGGCGCGAGGTCAGCGGCCCGTCCTGCACCTTGATCGAGAAGAACTCGAGTGCCTCCTCGTGATTGGCGCTGGCCATGCTGTAGGCCCGCATCAAGGGCTTGCCTTCGACCTCGAGTCCGATCATCGCGAACTGGCCATTCTGGAAACGAAAGCCGGGATCACGGGTGGCAGTGAAGCTGAACAGGGATTCGGTCCAGTGCCGGACCGACAGAACCGTCTCCTTCTGAAATGCGTTCATGGTCTCTCCTTCTCGATGACACCAAGGTCGCGGCAAGAGGAGCGTCCGGCAATTCGGAAGTGAGATTCGCGGTCGATTAGTTTCACATTTTGCCGCGGTGATCGAAGAGAGGGCAATTGACCGCCATCCCCACGCATCCATGCCGGCAATTAGTTGCTATCCATGCTGTCCCGCGCCGACGTAGAAATCAGCCGGAGGTTCGTCATGACCATGAGACTGGTGGCACCCACCGTGGCCGATTATGAAGCAAGCGCCGATCTCGCTTCGCTCCTCGTCCGCACGACGCAGGACGATGCACTGAGCGTCCCCGCAGAAACGCTTCGCCTTTCCTGCAAATGCGCCCATTGCACCCGTGCGCGCTTCGACGGCCGCTTCCCGGAAGCATTTCCAGGCATCGCCATCACCGAAATCGGCGATCTCGGCTACGGGCTGAACATCGCGTTCTCGGACGGGCATAACCGAGGGATTTATCCGAAGCCGTATTTGCTGAGCCTGGCAGGGCATTGACCCATAACCGGTCTCGTCATTCCGGGGCGCCCGAAGGGCGAGCCCGGCATCCATAACTCCCACTCGTAATTATGGATTCCGGGCCTGTGCGCCTTGCGAATCCCGGAATGACGCCGGAAGTT
The nucleotide sequence above comes from Bradyrhizobium sp. NDS-1. Encoded proteins:
- a CDS encoding HEAT repeat domain-containing protein; translation: MSSPFESYDDLEDADERLQAADPAERRVAIIALGHSGDPAAVAHLANMVADPDAGVRQQVAMALGEFDGPEAAGALVKLLVDPERIVATAAADSMAEFKDPACADVILPLVKHGHAFVRMGALRALKELRRKDTLKPALEALQDSDAAVRAQAIGVIGFLKLEESIPALTALINDPDAHVRRAAVSALAFSQLKSAAETITRALKDSDWMVREMAAETLGLNVNGAIAADQLVACLADEFWQVRLKSIRSLGKMKIERAVRPIGACVTHDQANLRKEAAAALGEIAHADGEAFLAVIADDPDPEVRKNARWALQQIAARKARAGA
- a CDS encoding ferredoxin family protein translates to MPLASFQTSVPVVVDDAKCIADKGCTVCVDVCPLDVLRISDMTNKAYMAYDECWYCMPCEADCPTGAVTVNIPYLLR
- a CDS encoding ferredoxin--NADP reductase, whose translation is MNAFQKETVLSVRHWTESLFSFTATRDPGFRFQNGQFAMIGLEVEGKPLMRAYSMASANHEEALEFFSIKVQDGPLTSRLQKIKEGDIILVGRKATGTLITGNLIPGKRLLLLSTGTGLAPFASLIKDPDVYENYETIVLAHGCRHVSELAYGEHVVDGLRNHEFFGPLIRDKLVYYPTVTREPFRNRGRITDLIASNQMFDDIGLSGLDIETDRIMLCGSPAMLEELPAMFSARGFIEGNHSQPGHFVVEKAFVER
- a CDS encoding gamma-butyrobetaine hydroxylase-like domain-containing protein, with translation MRLVAPTVADYEASADLASLLVRTTQDDALSVPAETLRLSCKCAHCTRARFDGRFPEAFPGIAITEIGDLGYGLNIAFSDGHNRGIYPKPYLLSLAGH
- a CDS encoding fumarate reductase/succinate dehydrogenase flavoprotein subunit produces the protein MALDQIVDGLSEVSCDVLVIGGGTAGPMAALKAKLKNPKANVVLLEKANVKRSGAISMGMDGLNNAVIPGYATPEQYTKEITIANDGIVDQKAVYKYAQNCYSIIEELDSFGIRFLKNENGDYAVKKVHHIGTYVLPMPNGETVKKALYRQLRRARILISNRYMATRLLKSADDRIAGAVSVNTRTAEMLVIKAKAVILCMGAAGRLGLPTSGYMFGTYENAANSGDGYAMAYHAGAALANLECFQINPLIKDYNGPACAYVAGPFGAFTANNEGSRFIECDYWSGQMMLEFYNELLSGKGPVFLQLKHLHPETISEIESTLHKVERPTRGLFQQGRGVDYRSESIEMHISEIGFCSGHSASGVFVDDNARTTVPGLYAAGDMASVPHNYMLGAFTNGSVAGIDAMEFADSHDFAEFDAADVAMERDRVMAPTKREDGIPPNQIEYKTRRLVNDYLQPPKVTRKYELGMRRLAEAREDMQERMIARNAHELLRALEVQSIMDCADMAAHASLYREESRWGLYHWRTDFPEKDNENWFCHTLLSKRDGKMTSEKRAVEPYVVPIADDEKDLYDKQRIRATA